AGTGGATTTTGCCCCGCCTCCTGTAGGTAAGTCACGGACATGCCCTACAGATGACTTCACCACGAATTGTGAACCCAAATATTTATTAATTGTTTTCGCTTTTGCAGGCGACTCCACAATCACTAAGGCACGTTTCTTTGCAGCAGATGCGGAAGCTGCTGTGCTTTCTGAAGCAGAGCGTGGAGTTTTCGCCATAATAAATCGTTTTTCCTGTGTTCAATCAAATAATTAGCGTTGTGCTAGTTCATGTAAATAAGCTTTCATCGCTTCAAGCTGTGTGGCTTTTAAGTCAGTTTCTTCATCCCAATATAGCCCGACACAGTTTGCCTGCATATCAATAGCATAAACTCCTTTTAATGCAATGGTTAAATCATTAAATTTCTGATCACCTTGCACCACCTGAAGCTTGCCATCCACCACTCTTGCGCGCATTAAACTTAAACGAGCATCTGGAATCAATACACTATAATAGGCCACCATGCTGGCACGCTTTTCCGAGGCCATTGGGATCTTGGTCCATTCTGGCGCGGCAATTAAACGTGGATGCAACCCCATCTTGCGAGCTTGATCACGCATCATGCCCAATGCTTTTTCTCGTGGACTGACACGTAAGCCAAAAATTGAGCCAAGTACAAACAGTACAATCGCAACTGTGATCCAAATTCCAATATTACTCATAAGGCCGTCCAAAACTTCCTTTTATTAGCGTTACATAAGTTGAATCCAAAAGGCAAGTTTTCCTTACATGTAGCTATTCAGGACATTGGTTTAAAATTCAAACTTGAATATATCGCCATAATCTAACCTTATTATTCTAAAGTTTAAAATATTATTCATACCTTAAATACATAATAAATACATCACTTAATTTTGACTGTAAACCATTCATCAAAACAGTCACAGTTTGAATGGCTTAATAATGCGGTGGTTTATCACTCATTGGGTCAAACGGAGCAATACCTTCGGATAAATCTGAAGCCTCGACCCGTTGATAAAGTATCTGCATTTGTTTTTTCAAATCTGCAATCTCTTTGGCCTGAATCGCAAGTTGATCATTCAATTGTTCAACTAATTCATCCAAAAATGCAATTCGGACTTGCAAATCTTCAATGGGTGCGGAAAATGACGCGTGATCATCAAAATTTTGTGGTTTAGTCATTTCAGACCTCATCTGAACTTTTAGGAAACA
The DNA window shown above is from Acinetobacter colistiniresistens and carries:
- a CDS encoding SlyX family protein is translated as MTKPQNFDDHASFSAPIEDLQVRIAFLDELVEQLNDQLAIQAKEIADLKKQMQILYQRVEASDLSEGIAPFDPMSDKPPHY